A genomic segment from Salvia splendens isolate huo1 chromosome 13, SspV2, whole genome shotgun sequence encodes:
- the LOC121762766 gene encoding ubiquitin-conjugating enzyme E2-17 kDa-like: MASKRILKELKDLQKDPPTSCSAGPVAEDMFHWQATIMGPTDSPYAGGVFLVSIHFPPDYPFKPPKVAFRTKVFHPNINSNGSICLDILKEQWSPALTVSKVLLSICSLLTDPNPDDPLVPEIAHMYKTDRNKYETTARSWTQKYAMG, translated from the exons ATGGCGTCGAAGAGGATTCTGAAGGAGCTCAAGGATTTGCAGAAGGATCCTCCGACATCATGCAGCGCCG GTCCTGTAGCAGAAGATATGTTCCATTGGCAAGCAACGATAATGGGGCCTACTGACAGCCCTTATGCTGGAGGTGTATTTTTGGTGTCGATTCATTTCCCTCCGGATTATCCTTTTAAGCCACCAAAG GTTGCTTTTCGGACGAAGGTGTTCCACCCTAATATCAACAGCAATGGAAGCATTTGCCTTGATATTCTGAAAGAACAGTGGAGTCCTGCCTTGACTGTTTCTAAG GTCCTTTTGTCTATCTGCTCTCTGTTGACGGACCCAAACCCTGACGACCCACTGGTGCCTGAAATTGCTCACATGTACAAGACAGACCGGAACAAATATGAGACTACTGCTCGCAGCTGGACACAGAAGTATGCCATGGGGTAA
- the LOC121761134 gene encoding protein NETWORKED 4A-like: MSAYLKSLCNKVPHKHLGGYHKMKGQRPSLFKLMHVFLTEDSLKEMDLRCQSLEEDVRRVKLGKDEAEAVFGAQIEQLKADSTERDDCIEEVNRNLETWKVKHEVLAAARDELNAKITALGAEIRSRDDHLHQLHLQLIVNAEELRLRVVELEIDVKRKQESIIEGAEEKREVIRQLCFSIEHYRSGYHQLRSATSFCTFFAV; the protein is encoded by the coding sequence atgagTGCCTATTTGAAGAGTCTTTGCAATAAGGTACCTCATAAACATCTTGGAGGTTACCACAAGatgaaaggccaaaggcctagccttttcAAATTGATGCACGTTTTTCTTACAGAGGATAGCCTCAAGGAGATGGATCTTCGATGCCAGTCCTTGGAAGAGGACGTGAGGCGAGTGAAGTTGGGCAAAGACGAGGCGGAGGCGGTGTTTGGAGCTCAGATCGAGCAGCTGAAGGCCGACAGTACCGAGAGAGACGACTGCATCGAAGAGGTCAATAGAAATCTAGAGACGTGGAAGGTGAAACACGAGGTGTTGGCAGCCGCCAGAGACGAACTTAATGCCAAGATCACCGCACTCGGTGCAGAGATCAGGTCGAGAGACGACCATCTGCACCAGTTGCATCTACAGCTAATTGTTAACGCGGAGGAGCTGCGCTTGAGAGTCGTGGAGCTCGAGATCGACGTGAAGAGGAAGCAAGAGTCGATTATTGAAGGAGCAGAGGAGAAACGGGAGGTGATAAGGCAACTCTGCTTCTCGATCGAGCACTATCGCAGCGGATATCACCAGCTGAGGAGTGCGACGTCGTTTTGCACCTTCTTCGCCGTGTAG